The sequence below is a genomic window from Variovorax paradoxus B4.
CTGTGGCGCGGCCGCCTCAAGGAGGCCGAGGAAGCCGAGACCCGTGCCTGGGAAGAGATCACCGAAACGCCTTTCTTCAGCCAGATTGCCGGGCATGACCTGAACGACCACGAATTGGATGAACTGCGGGCCGACCTGGCGCGGTGTCTTCCCATTTCGCGGGTTTGGCTGGTGCGCAAGACCCTGCGCGAATTCCCGTGGCGCCGAGCCTACCTCGTGTTTGTCGAGCTGCCCGGACTGGACGACGGCGACCGCTGGTCGCTTTGCCGCCAGCTCGAACAGACGCTGAGCCTGCCGGGTGCGGCGCTGGTTCTCTGGGCCGGCCATTCGCCGACCTTGGCCGAAATCGAGCGGCAGGCTTTCGGGGCGATCTGGACGCGCACGGCGTAGGGAGCCGCCCGGCTGAGACAATCGGGGAATGCACCCCAAAGCCCTGTTGGAGGCCACCGCCGATCTGGTCGGCCTTGTCCTGAAATTCGATCACCCGGCCGACCAGGTCGTTTCGCGCTTTTTCCGCGATCACCGCGAGTTCGGCCCGCGCGAGCGCGCCACGCTCGCCGAGACCGTCTACACCGTGTTGCGCAAGAAGCTCCTGTTCGACCACCTCTCGCCCTCGGGCAGCGGTTCGAAGGAGCGCCGCATGGCGATCCTGGGCTTTCATGGCCCGCGCGACTTTCTGAAGAGCGCCCTCAACGACACCGAGAAGCGCTGGCTCGACAATTGCGACGCCGTCAAGCCGGAGGATCTGCTCGAACGCCATCGCCACAACCTGCCCGAATGGCTGGTGGGGCCGCTCAAGGCCCAGCTGGGCGACGGTTTCTGGCCCCTGGTCGAAAGCCTGCAGCAGCCCGCCCCGCTCGATCTTCGCGTCAATGCCCTGACCGACAAGCGCGCAGAGGTCAAGGCGGAGCTGGCGAAAGCCGCGATCAAATCGGTAGCAACCCCGTTTTCGCCCTGGGGCCTGCGCATCGACGGCAAGCCCGCACTGACCAAGCTGGACGCTTTCGCCCGCGGTGCCGTCGAGGTGCAGGACGAGGGTTCCCAGCTGCTCGCGCTGCTGCTGGACGCCAAGCGAGGCGAAATGGTGGTCGATTTTTGCGCCGGCGCCGGCGGCAAGACGCTGGCAATCGGCGCGACCATGCGCAATACGGGCCGGCTCTACGCCTTCGATACCTCGGCCCACCGGCTCGATGCGCTCAAGCCGCGGCTTGCGCGCAGCAAGCTCTCGAACGTCCATCCGGCCGCCATTGCGCACGAGAGGGACGATCGCATCAAGCGCCTGGCTGGCAAGATCGACCGGGTGCTGGTGGACGCGCCTTGCTCGGGCCTGGGCACGCTGCGCCGCAATCCGGACCTGAAATGGCGCCAGTCGCCCAAATCGGTCGAGGAATTGACGGTCAAGCAGGCCGCCATCCTGCAAAGTGCGGCACGCCTGCTGAAATCGGGCGGGCGGCTGGTTTATGCCACCTGCAGCGTGCTGCCCGAGGAAAACGAAGCCATTGCCGAGGCTTTCAGCGCCGCCAACCCCGATTTCGTGCCCCAGGACGCCGCGGAACTGCTGCAGGGCCTCAAGGTGGAGGGTTTCGAGGCGCTCTGCGCCGGCGGTGCGGACGGCCGCCGCTATTTGCGGCTGTGGCCTCATCGCCACGCGACGGACGGTTTCTTTGCGGCAGTGTGGAACCGCAACTAGGCACGGCACTCCAAATTAGGGTAAATCTGCGCCTTTAAGGAAGGGCAAAGGGCCTCATTTAGGCCCTGCCGCCTTAAAATCGCGGGTTAACTGAAAGACTGCACCTTCGTGTGGTCATGGAGCACTTAATTCAATGTTGATTCCTGACTCTGCCGTTTTGAGCGCGGCCATCGACTGGCTCGGACACGGCTTGTGGGACCTCACATGGTGGCAAGTCGTGCTGTACACGCTCGTCACCACGCACATCACGATCGCCGCGGTCACGATCTTCCTGCACCGCACGCAGACGCACCGGGCCATGGATCTGGGCCCGATCCCTTCGCATTTCTTCCGTTTCTGGCTGTGGCTCGGCACCGGCATGGTGACCAAGGAATGGGTGGCCATCCACCGCAAGCACCACGCCAAGTGCGAAACCGAAGAGGACCCGCACAGCCCGCAGGTCAAGGGCATCGATGAAGTCCTGTGGCGCGGCGCCGAGCTGTATCGCGCCGAGTCGAAGAACAAGGAAACGATGGAGCGCTACGGCCACGGCACGCCCGACGACTGGCTGGAACGCAACCTGTACACCCGCTACAGCTGGCAAGGTGTGGGCCTGATGCTGGTCATCAACCTGGCGCTGTTCGGCGCGCTCGGCCTGACGGTCTGGGCCGTGCAGATGCTGTGGATCCCGATCACCGCGGCCGGCATCATCAATGGCATCGGCCACTACTGGGGCTACCGCAACTTCGAGGCGCCGGACGCCAGCCGCAATGTCTCGCCCTGGGGCCTGATCATCGGCGGCGAAGAGCTGCACAACAACCACCACACGTACCCCACCTCGGCCAAGTTCTCGGTCAAGAAGTACGAATTCGACATCGGCTGGGTCTACATCCAGATGATGCAGAAGATCGGCTGGGCCAAGGTCAAGAAGGTGCCGCCGAAGATGCAGATGGGCGACATCCAGCCGGTGGCCAACGAGAAGACGCTCGAGGCCGTCATTGCCAACCGCTATGAAGTGATGGCCGGCTATGCCCGCGAGATGCGCCGTGTCACCAAGGCGGAACTGGCTGCACTCAAGACCAAGGGCGGCGACATCTCGGTGCTCAAGGCTGCCAAGAACTGGCTGCATCGCGACGACGACAAGGTGCCCGCATCGGCCCGCACGCACCTCGTGCAGGCGCGCGCTGCCCACCCGGTGATCGACAAGATGGTCACCATGCGCGAAGAGTTGCGCCAGCTCTGGCTCAACACCTCGCAGTCGCGCGAGCAACTGGCGGCCGATCTGGCGGCCTGGTGCCATCGTGCGGAAGCCAGCGGCATCGCCGGCTTGCGCGAGTTCTCCACCCGTCTGCGCGCCGCACGCGCCTGAGCGAGCAGCAGGCAAGGAAGTCTCTCCGCTCATCAGAAAGCCGACCTCAGGGTCGGCTTTTTTGTGCCTGTCGCTTTCGTTCTGCCTGGTCGGGCAAGGGGTTGCCCATGGATGGCTATTCGACAGGCAACAAAAAACCCGCTGGATGAGCAGCGGGTTTTTGCGGGGGGGGAACCGGGCCGAATTACTTCAGCTTGATTTCCTTGTATTCGACGTGCTTGCGTGCCTTGGGGTCGAACTTCATGATCGACATCTTTTCAGGCATCGTCTTCTTGTTCTTGCTGGTCGTGTAGAAGTGGCCGGTACCCGCGGTGGATTCCAGCTTGATCTTTTCGCGTCCGCCTTTGCTCGTTGCCATGATTCAGCTCCTTAAGCTTGGCCGCGTGCACGCAGGTCTGCGAGCACGGCGTCGATGCCGTTCTTGTCGATCAGGCGCAGTGCGGCGCTCGAAACACGCAGGCGAACCCAGCGGTTTTCAGTCTCGACCCAGAAACGGCGGTATTGCAGGTTCGGCAGGAACCGGCGCTTGGTTTTGTTGTTGGCGTGGGAAACGTTGTTTCCGACCATCGGGCCTTTGCCCGTTACGTCGCATACGCGTGCCATGAGGACACTCTTTCTTGAACAGCTGGCACCGGCGCAATCGTGGCGATTGCAGGTGTTTTGCAGCTTGACCTCGCCAGAAACGGGTGGCGGTACCCCGGCTTTGCCTGGATGCTCGGCCCCTCGTGAAAGGGGCTATTTCGGCAAAGCCTTGGATTATAGCCCTTTTGGAGGCCCGTGTGGTTCGCCTAGAGCGTGCCGTCCTGCTCGAGGAAGCGCTGGGCGTCCAGCGCGGCCATGCAGCCGGTGCCGGCGCTCGTGATGGCCTGGCGGTACACGTTGTCCTGCACGTCGCCGGCGGCAAAGACGCCCGGAATGCTGGTCATCGTGGCGAAGCCCTGCAGGCCCGAGCGGGTCAGGATGTAGTTGTCCTTCATCTCCAGCTGGCCCTGGAAGATGTCGGTGTTGGGGTGGTGCCCGATGGCGATGAAGCAGCCCTTGAGGTCGATCTGCTCGGTGGCGGCGGTCTGCGTGTTCTTGATCCGGATGCCCGTCACGCCCGTGTCGTCGCCCAGCACCTGGTCGAGTTCGTTGTGCAGCTTCAAGACGATCTTGCCTTCGGCGACCTTCTCCATGAGCTTGTCGATCAGGATGGGCTCGGCGCGGAACTTGTCCCGGCGATGGACCAGCGTGACCTTGTTCGCGATGTTGGCGAGATACAGGGCTTCCTCCACGGCGGTGTTGCCGCCGCCGATCACGCACACTTCCTGCTCGCGGTAGAAGAAGCCGTCGCAGGTTGCGCAGGCCGAGACGCCGCGGCCCATGAACTTCTGTTCCGAGTCGAGCCCCAGGTACTTGGCGGAAGCGCCCGTGGCAATGATCAGTGAATCGCAGGTGTAGGTGCCGCTGTCGCCGGTCAGCGTGAACGGGCGCTTGCCGAGGTCGACCTTGTTGATGTGATCGAAGACGATCTGCGTCTTGAAGCGCTCCGCGTGCTCGAGAAAGCGCTGCATCAGGTCGGGCCCCTGCACGCCGTGCACGTCCGCGGGCCAGTTGTCGACCTCGGTGGTCGTCATCAACTGGCCGCCCTGGGCAATGCCTGTGACGAGCAAGGGCTGGAGGTTTGCGCGTGCTGCATAAACGGCAGCGGTGTAGCCGGCGGGGCCGGAACCCAGAATCAAGACCTTGGCGTGTTGGGGAGCGGACATGAGTGGAAAACCTAGGATTTGCGCTGCTTCAGCGTGTACATTTTCAGGGTGGTAGCGATATATGTGGAGTATCACCGCTCGGTTCAACACCGGGTGCACGGTGTTTTCAATGCGCGCGATTGTAGTAATCCATCGGGCCGACGATGGACGAGCTTGCGCACGCAGTATCAGGGATTGATAAATGTCGATGCTGTCCAATCTTGAGCTGCTGCGGCGTGTTCCGCTGTTTGCCTCGCTCACGTCCTCGCAGTCTGCAAGCATTGCGGATGCGATCATCAAGAAGCGCTTCAAGCGAGCCGAGGTCATTGTCGAGCAGGGCAAGAAATCGGACGCGCTCTACATCATCCTGACCGGTCGCGCGCGCGTGACGAGCGCCGACAGCCGCGGACGCGAGGTGATCCTTGCCACGCTGCACCCCGGCGACTACATCGGCGAGATGAGCCTGATCGACGACGAGCCGCATTCGGCCACCGTGCGCACCGAGATCCAGTGCGACGTCCTGATGCTGGACCGGGACGCGTTCGCACGCTGCCTGCCCGAGAACTCCTCGATGGCCTACAACATCATGCGCGGCCTCGTGCAGCGCCTGCGCCACGCCGACCGCAAGATCGAGTCGCTGGCGCTGATGGACGTCTATGGGCGCGTGGCGCGCTCGCTGCTCGAGTTCGCCATCGACGATGGCGCAGGCAACCTCAAGGTGCGCGACAAGATCTCCCGCCAGGATCTCGCGAAAATGGTGGGTGCCTCGCGGGAAATGGTGAGCCGCGTGATGAAGGACCTCGAGGAGCGCGGATTTGTCCAGACCCAGGACGACGGCTCCATGATCGTCAAGGAGCGGCTCTTGTCCCTGACGTGAGCCGCCGGGCCCGGCGCTTCTGGCAGCCGCGCCCTTTTGTTGTAGTGTTCAGGCGCCCAGCCGCCGTTTCGAAGGATTGGGTGCCGCGTTTTTCATGACCTATTCGCTCAATACACTTCAATCTTCTTCTGCCGCCGAGGGGCAACCCGTGCGCATGCGCGCCATGCGCTTCGCCCATGAAATCACGCTGATCGCGGGCTTTGCGGGGCTCCTGTTCTGGCTGCTGGCCATGCTGAGCTTCACGCCCTCCGATGCGGCCTGGTCGACCTCCGGTACCGGGGGCGAGATCAAGAACTGGGGCGGCCGCATCGGTGCCTGGCTGGCCGACGGCAGCTATTTTCTGGCGGGTTATTCGGTGTGGTGGTGCCTCGCGGCGGGCCTGCGGGCATGGCTCTCGTCGCTCGCCAACTGGCTGCGCGGCGGCGAGGCCGCGCCGGCCGAGCAACCGGTGCGCGGCCGTTTCAACCGCAGCCGCATGGCTTTCTGGTTCGGCCTCGTGCTGCTGCTGTGCGCGAGCACCGTGCTCGAGTGGTCGCGCCTGTACCGGCTGGAATTCCACCTGCCCGGTTCGGGCGGCGGCGTGCTGGGCTATCTGGTGGGCCCCGCAAGCGTGCGCTGGATGGGCTTTACCGGGTCGGCGCTGGTGGCCATTGCCGCCGGCGTGATCGGCTCGGCGCTGGTGTTTCGTTTCTCCTGGAGCCAGATCGCCGAACGCATCGGCGCGCGGGCCTATTCGCTGTTCGAGTCGCGCCGCGAAAAGCGCGAGATGGCGGCCGACATCGCAATGGGCAAGCAGGCCGCTCGCGAGCGCGCGGAGGCCGAAGACCTGCCGTTCTCTCGTGGAACGGGCGGCGGCAGCGAGCCGGCGAGTGCCGATGGCGACGAAGAACTGCGCATCGAACCGCGCCCGAAGCGCCGCGCGGCATCGCCGCCGGTGCAGATCGAGCCCGCGATGACCGAGGTGCCCCGCAGCGACCGCGTCGTCAAGGAGCGCCAGAAGCCGCTCTTCAAGGAGCTGCCCGACAGCAAGCTGCCGCAGGTCGACCTGCTCGACGCCGCGCAGGCGCGCCAGGAAACGGTGTCGGCCGACACGCTCGAGATGACCTCGCGCATGATCGAGAAGAAGCTGAAGGATTTCGGCGTCGAGGTCCGCGTCGTGCTGGCTTCGCCGGGGCCGGTGATCACGCGCTACGAGATCGAGCCGGCCACGGGCGTCAAGGGCTCGCAGATCGTCGGCCTGGCCAAGGACCTTGCGCGCTCGCTCTCGCTGGTGTCGATCCGCGTGGTCGAAACCATCCCGGGCAAGAACTACATGGCGCTCGAGCTGCCCAACGCCAAGCGCCAGTCGATCAAGCTCAGCGAAATCCTCGGCTCGCAGGTCTACAACGAGGGCAGGTCGTTCCTGACGATGGGCCTGGGCAAGGACATCATCGGCAACCCCGTGGTGGCCGACCTCGCGAAGATGCCGCACGTGCTGGTGGCCGGTACCACCGGCTCGGGCAAGTCGGTCGGCATCAACGCGATGATTCTCTCGCTGCTCTACAAGGCCGAAGCACGCGACGTCCGCCTGCTCATGATCGACCCGAAGATGCTCGAAATGTCGGTCTACGAAGGCATTCCGCACCTGCTGGCGCCCGTGGTCACCGACATGCGGCAGGCCGCGCACGGCCTGAACTGGTGCGTGGCCGAGATGGAGCGCCGCTACAAGCTCATGAGCAAGCTGGGCGTGCGCAACCTGGCCGGCTACAACACCAAGATCGACGAAGCCAAGGCGCGCGAGGAGTTCATCTACAACCCCTTCAGCCTCACGCCCGACGATCCCGAGCCGCTCAAGCGCGAGCCGCACATCGTGGTCGTGATCGACGAGCTCGCCGACCTGATGATGGTGGTCGGCAAGAAGATCGAAGAGCTCATCGCCCGCCTCGCGCAGAAGGCGCGCGCCGCCGGCATCCACCTGATTCTTGCCACGCAGCGGCCCAGCGTCGACGTGATCACCGGCCTCATCAAGGCCAACATTCCCACGCGCATCGCGTTCCAGGTGTCGAGCAAGATCGACAGCCGCACCATCCTCGACCAGATGGGTGCCGAGGCGCTGCTCGGGATGGGCGACATGCTCTACATGCCCAGCGGCACCGGCCTGCCGATCCGCGTGCACGGCGCATTCGTGAGCGACGAGGAAGTGCACCGCGTGGTGGCCTACCTCAAGAGCCAGGGCGAGCCCGACTACATCGAAGGCGTGCTCGAAGGCGGCACGGTCGACGGCGACGGCGACATGCTGGGCGAGGGCGGCGATGCCGAGAAGGACCCGATGTACGACCAGGCGGTCGAGGTGGTGCTCAAGAACCGCAAGGCCAGCATCTCGCTGGTGCAGCGCCACCTGAAGATCGGCTACAACCGCGCGGCGCGGCTGGTGGAAGACATGGAGAAGGCCGGCCTGGTCAGCGCCATGAGCGGCAGCGGCCAGCGCGAGATCCTGGTGCCGGCGCGCGCCGAATAACCGGCAAATACCTGCGGACCCCGGCGTTACGCACTGACAGCCACTTTGCAAAAGCTGCAATAACGTTGCAAAACTTCATGAAGCCCCACGCATGGCGCAACGCGCAGCGGGGTATGGTCATGTCAACGTCATCGCTTCCCGAGGAACCCCAATTGAAAATTCGCCATTGGCTGTTGATCGGCCTCCTCTGTTCCGCCAATGCCTGGGCCGGCGGCCTTGAAAGCCTCGAGACCTTCGTGAAGACGGTCAAGTCGGGCCGTGCCGAGTTCACGCAGACCGTCACGGCGCCGCCGCGCGAAGGGCAGGCCGGCCGCACCAAGACCTCGACCGGCACCTTCGAATTCCAGCGGCCCGGCAGATTCAAGTTCGACTACCAGAAGCCCTTCGCCCAGAGCATCGTGGCCGACGGCAAGACGCTGTGGCTCTACGATGCCGACCTGAATCAGGTCACGCAGCGCGCCCAGTCGCAGGCACTGGGCTCCACGCCCGCCGCGCTGATTGCCGCGGCACCCGACCTGCGCGCGCTGCAGGCCGACTTCACGCTCGAGGCCGCGCCCGAGCGCGACGGCCTCCAGTGGGTCAAGGCCACGCCGAAGAACAAGGACGGCCAGTTGCAGAATGTGCAGGTCGGCTTCCAGGGCGACGCGCTCGCGGCGCTCGAGATCCTCGACAGCTTCGGGCAGCGCTCGGTGCTCAAGTTCAGCAAGGTCGAAGTGAATCCGGCGCTCCCTGCCAACGTGTTCGACTTCAAGGCACCCGCCGGCGCCGACGTCATCAAGCAATAGCAGCAATCAGACAAGCAGGTTTGGCCACCAGTTCGCATCAACCCCTTGCCGAGCGCCTGCGTCCGAAGACGCTCGGCGAGGTCATTGGCCAGCAGCACCTGCTGGGGCCGGGCATGCCGCTGCGCATCGCCTTCGAATCGGGACAGCCGCATTCGTGCATTCTCTGGGGGCCGCCCGGCACCGGCAAGACGACCATTGCGCGGCTGATGGCGGATGCCTTCGATGCGCAGTTCCTCAGCATCAGCGCCGTGCTCGGCGGCGTCAAGGACATCCGCGATGCGGTCGAACGCGCCACGGCCGCGCGCGACGGCCTGGAGCAGCGGCGCACGATCGTCTTCGTCGACGAGGTGCACCGGTTCAACAAGAGCCAGCAGGACGCGTTCCTGCCGCATGTGGAATCGGGGCTGTTCACCTTCATCGGCGCCACCACCGAGAACCCGTCGTTCGAGGTCAACTCGGCCCTGCTTTCGCGCGCGGCGGTGTACGTGCTGCAACCGCTCACGGAGGGCGATCTCCAGCAGATCGTCGCCAAGGCGCAAGCCATCCAGGCCGTTCCGGGCATCGAGGATGCGGCCATCGACCGGCTCGTCGCCTATGCAGACGGCGATGCGCGGCGCCTGCTCAACACGCTCGAGACGCTGGCCGTGGCGGCCCGCGCCGAGAAGCTCGGCAACATCACCGACGAATGGCTGCTGCGCGTGCTCGGGGAGCGCATGCGTCGCTACGACAAGGGCGGCGAGCAGTTCTACGACACCATCAGCGCGCTGCACAAGTCGGTGCGCGGCAGCGACCCCGACGCCTCGCTCTACTGGTTCGTGCGCATGCTCGACGGCGGCGCCGACCCGCGCTACATGGCGCGCCGGCTGGTGCGCATGGCCAGCGAGGACATCGGCTTGGCCGATCCGCGCGCGCTTCGGCTCGCGCTCGACGCTGCCGAGGTCTATGAGCGCCTCGGCACGCCCGAGGGCGAACTCGCGCTGGCCGAGTGCGTGGTCTACCTGGCGATGGCTCCCAAGTCGAACGCCGTCTACGCCGCCTACAACGCCGTGCGCGCGCTCATCAAGAAGGACAGCACGCGTCCCGTGCCGATGCATTTGCGAAACGCACCCACCAAGCTCATGAAGGACCTCGACTACGGCAAGGGGTACCGGTATGCGCACGACGAGGAGGGCGGCTTTGCCGCGGGCGAGCGCTACCTGCCCGATGGCCTCGAGGGCCAGGTTTTCTACCAGCCCGTCGAGCGCGGGCTCGAAATCCGCATCGCGGAAAAACTGCGCGAACTCCGCCGGCTCAACAGCCAGCGCGAGGAGTGAGACGCCTTTTCACCATGCGCGTACGCCATGCATGAGTTCACTCGCATACAGCATGGCGTGAGCGGGTAAACCCCGGGCAAGGCGCACCAAATCGGCGCTGGTGGGTGCTTACAATCCCGCCCACAAATCAGCCAGCGGCACATGTTGGCTGGTTTTTTTGCTTATCAAGCCAAGGCGCCAAACCGGTGCCAAGGTGGGTGAACAGCACCCCCCAACGGTGCAACAAATAGGGAACGCGTTATGGAAATATTGCTGCAGCAGATCATCAACGGTCTGGTCCTGGGCAGCATGTATGCCTTGATAGCCTTGGGCTACACCATGGTGTACGGCATCATCAATCTGATCAATTTTGCGCACGGCGAAGTGCTGATGGTGGGGGCGCTCACGAGCTGGACCATCATCGGCCTCATGAAGGAATCCATGCCCGGCACACCCGGCTGGCTGGTCCTCATCATCGCGCTGATCATCGCCTGCATCGTTGCAGCCACGCTCAACTTCGTGATCGAGAAGGTCGCCTACCGGCCGCTTCGCAACAGCCCCAAGCTCGCGCCGCTCATCACGGCCATCGGCATGTCGATCCTGCTGCAGACGCTGGCCATGATCATCTGGAAGCCCACCAACAAGGCCTATCCCAACCTGCTGTCGACCACGCCCATCGAAGTGGCCGGCGCGGTGATCTCGCCCACGCAGGTCATGATCCTGAGCGTCACGGCCTTTTCGCTCGTGGTGCTGATGTGGCTGGTCAACTACACCAAGCTCGGCCGCGCGATGCGCGCCACCGCCGAGAATCCGCGCGTCGCGGCGCTCATGGGCATCCGGCCCGACATGGTCATCTCGGCCACCTTCATCATCGGTGCCGTGCTCGCGGCCATCGCGGGCGTCATGTACGCCTCCAACTACGGCATCGCGCAGCACGCGATGGGCTTCCTGCCCGGCCTCAAGGCCTTCACCGCCGCAGTGTTCGGCGGCATCGGCAACCTGGCCGGCGCGGTGGTCGGCGGCATCCTGCTCGGGCTGATCGAGGCCATCGGCTCCGGCTACATCGGTTCGATCACGGGCGGCGTGCTCGGCAGCAACTACAGCGACATCTTCGCTTTCATCGTGTTGATCGTCATGCTCACGCTGCGGCCCTCGGGCCTGCTCGGTGAGCGCGTGGCGGATCGGGCCTGAGGAGCAGCACACCATGAAAAACAGCAAGAACCTCGCTCTCTACGTTCTCGGCGTCGTCGCCGTGCTCGCGCTGCCGATCTTCCTGCAGAGCCAGGGCAACGCCTGGGTGCGCATCGCCGACATCGCACTGCTCTACGTGATGCTCTCGCTCGGCCTGAACATCGTCGTCGGCTACGCCGGCCTGCTCGACCTGGGCTACGTCGCCTTCTTTGCCGTGGGGGCCTACCTCTTCGCGCTGATGGGCTCCTCGCACTTGTCAGACACCTTCCCGTGGTTCAAGGCCATGTTCCCGAACGGGCTGCACACCTCGCTGCTCATCGTGATACCGCTGGCGCTGGTGGTGGCCGGGGTGCTGGGCGTGATGCTCGGGGCGCCCACGCTCAAGCTGCGCGGCGACTACCTGGCCATCGTGACGCTCGGCTTCGGCGAGATCATCCGGGTGTTCCTGAACAACCTCGACCAGCCGATCAACATCACCAACGGGCCCAAGGGCATCACCGCCATCGACTCCATCAAGTTCTGGGGGCTCGACCTCGGCAAGGCATGGAAGTTCGACAGCTTCACGATCTCGTCGGTCACGCTCTACTACTACCTGTTCCTTGCGCTGGTGGTCGCCACGATCATCATCTCGCACCGCCTGCAGATTTCGCGCATCGGGCGCGCCTGGATGGCCATCCGCGAGGATGAGATCGCCGCCAAGGCCATGGGCATCAACACCCGCAACATGAAGCTCTTGGCCTTCGGCATGGGTGCCAGTTTCGGCGGCGTGTCGGGCGCCATGTTCGCGGCCTTCCAGGGCTTCGTCTCGCCCGAGTCGTTCAGCCTCATGGAGTCGGTGATGATCGTCGCCATGGTCGTGCTGGGCGGCATCGGCCACCTGCCGGGCGTGATTCTCGGCGCCGTGCTGCTGGCCGCCTTGCCCGAGGTGCTGCGCTACGTGGCCGGGCCGCTGCAGGCCATGACCGACGGGCGCCTCGACGCGTCCATCCTGCGCCAGCTCTTCATCGCGCTGGCCATGATCGTCATCATGCTGGTGCGTCCGCGCGGCCTCTGGCCTTCGCCCGAGCATGGCAAGACATTGCAGCGCAAGGGGGCCGCCGCCCCCGGCGCACCGGTGGCACCCGGGTCGCTCCAGACCCATGCGCCGGGCATCGAGACGCCCGCCGACGAACTGCCGGGTGCGGCTTCGCGCCCCATGTCGATCAATCCGTGAGCCGAAGGAAGCCATCCACATGACGACAGACACCATCCTCGACGTTCGCGGAATCTCCAAGCGCTTCGGCGGCCTGCAAGCGCTTTCCGACGTCGGCATCACCATCAAGCGCGGCCAGGTCTATGGCCTGATCGGCCCCAACGGCGCCGGCAAGACCACGTTCTTCAACGTGATCACCGGGCTCTACACGCCCGACAGCGGCAGCTTCGAGCTCGCCGGCAAGCCCTACCAGCCGACGGCCGTGCACGAAGTGGCCAAGGCCGGCATTGCGCGCACCTTCCAGAACATCCGCCTGTTCTCCGAAATGACGGCGCTCGAGAACGTCATGGTGGGGCGCCACATCCGCACCCATTCGGGCGTGTTCGGGGCCATCCTGCGCACCCCTTCATTCAAGGCCGAGGAAAGGGCCATTGCCGATCGCGCGCAGGAGCTGCTCGACTACGTGGGCATCGGCAAGTTCGCCGACTACAAGGCGCGCACGCTGTCGTACGGCGACCAGCGCCGGCTCGAAATTGCACGCGCGCTGGCCACCGACCCGCAGCTCATTGCCCTCGACGAGCCCGCTGCCGGCATGAATACGACCGAGAAGGTGCTGCTGCGCGAACTGATCGACCGCATCCGCAAGGACGACCGCACCATCCTCATCATCGAACACGACGTCAAGCTCATCATGGGCCTGTGCGACCGCGTCACCGTGCTCGACTACGGCAAGCAGATCGCCGAAGGCACGCCGTATGACGTGCAGAAGAACGAGAAGGTGATTGAGGCCTACCTCGGCACCGGAGGACACTGAAATGGCGACGACGACAATGACGAGCGCAGAAGAAACAACAGCAACGGCAACTGCAACCCCGCCGAAGACCGCGGCCAATGCCACTGGCAAGACGCTGCTCAAGGTCAGCGGACTGAAGGTCGGCTACGGCGGCATCCAGGCGGTGAAAGGCGTGGACTTCGAGGTTCACGAAGGCGAACTGGTGTCGCTCATCGGCTCCAACGGCGCCGGCAAGACCACCACGATGAAGGCGATCACCGGCACGCTGCCGGCGGGCGCCGGCACCATCGAATTCCTGGGCCGCAACATCAAGGGCCGCGGTGCGTGGGACCTGGTGGGCGAGGGCCTCGTGATGGTGCCCGAAGGCCGCGGCGTCTTCACGCGCATGACCATCACCGAGAACCTGCAGATCGGCGCC
It includes:
- a CDS encoding DNA translocase FtsK is translated as MTYSLNTLQSSSAAEGQPVRMRAMRFAHEITLIAGFAGLLFWLLAMLSFTPSDAAWSTSGTGGEIKNWGGRIGAWLADGSYFLAGYSVWWCLAAGLRAWLSSLANWLRGGEAAPAEQPVRGRFNRSRMAFWFGLVLLLCASTVLEWSRLYRLEFHLPGSGGGVLGYLVGPASVRWMGFTGSALVAIAAGVIGSALVFRFSWSQIAERIGARAYSLFESRREKREMAADIAMGKQAARERAEAEDLPFSRGTGGGSEPASADGDEELRIEPRPKRRAASPPVQIEPAMTEVPRSDRVVKERQKPLFKELPDSKLPQVDLLDAAQARQETVSADTLEMTSRMIEKKLKDFGVEVRVVLASPGPVITRYEIEPATGVKGSQIVGLAKDLARSLSLVSIRVVETIPGKNYMALELPNAKRQSIKLSEILGSQVYNEGRSFLTMGLGKDIIGNPVVADLAKMPHVLVAGTTGSGKSVGINAMILSLLYKAEARDVRLLMIDPKMLEMSVYEGIPHLLAPVVTDMRQAAHGLNWCVAEMERRYKLMSKLGVRNLAGYNTKIDEAKAREEFIYNPFSLTPDDPEPLKREPHIVVVIDELADLMMVVGKKIEELIARLAQKARAAGIHLILATQRPSVDVITGLIKANIPTRIAFQVSSKIDSRTILDQMGAEALLGMGDMLYMPSGTGLPIRVHGAFVSDEEVHRVVAYLKSQGEPDYIEGVLEGGTVDGDGDMLGEGGDAEKDPMYDQAVEVVLKNRKASISLVQRHLKIGYNRAARLVEDMEKAGLVSAMSGSGQREILVPARAE
- the lolA gene encoding outer membrane lipoprotein chaperone LolA; the protein is MKIRHWLLIGLLCSANAWAGGLESLETFVKTVKSGRAEFTQTVTAPPREGQAGRTKTSTGTFEFQRPGRFKFDYQKPFAQSIVADGKTLWLYDADLNQVTQRAQSQALGSTPAALIAAAPDLRALQADFTLEAAPERDGLQWVKATPKNKDGQLQNVQVGFQGDALAALEILDSFGQRSVLKFSKVEVNPALPANVFDFKAPAGADVIKQ
- a CDS encoding replication-associated recombination protein A, which produces MATSSHQPLAERLRPKTLGEVIGQQHLLGPGMPLRIAFESGQPHSCILWGPPGTGKTTIARLMADAFDAQFLSISAVLGGVKDIRDAVERATAARDGLEQRRTIVFVDEVHRFNKSQQDAFLPHVESGLFTFIGATTENPSFEVNSALLSRAAVYVLQPLTEGDLQQIVAKAQAIQAVPGIEDAAIDRLVAYADGDARRLLNTLETLAVAARAEKLGNITDEWLLRVLGERMRRYDKGGEQFYDTISALHKSVRGSDPDASLYWFVRMLDGGADPRYMARRLVRMASEDIGLADPRALRLALDAAEVYERLGTPEGELALAECVVYLAMAPKSNAVYAAYNAVRALIKKDSTRPVPMHLRNAPTKLMKDLDYGKGYRYAHDEEGGFAAGERYLPDGLEGQVFYQPVERGLEIRIAEKLRELRRLNSQREE
- a CDS encoding branched-chain amino acid ABC transporter permease — translated: MEILLQQIINGLVLGSMYALIALGYTMVYGIINLINFAHGEVLMVGALTSWTIIGLMKESMPGTPGWLVLIIALIIACIVAATLNFVIEKVAYRPLRNSPKLAPLITAIGMSILLQTLAMIIWKPTNKAYPNLLSTTPIEVAGAVISPTQVMILSVTAFSLVVLMWLVNYTKLGRAMRATAENPRVAALMGIRPDMVISATFIIGAVLAAIAGVMYASNYGIAQHAMGFLPGLKAFTAAVFGGIGNLAGAVVGGILLGLIEAIGSGYIGSITGGVLGSNYSDIFAFIVLIVMLTLRPSGLLGERVADRA